Sequence from the Mycobacterium florentinum genome:
CGATCGCTGCATGCCCGCCATGTCGGACCAGTTCATCGCGACCGGCTCCTTGCCGGTGAGCATGACGTCGTAGGCCAGCTTGCAGACCCGTTCGATCGACGCCGCCCGGTACACCGCCTCGGCCAGGTTGCGACCGGTCGCAATCACGCCGTGGTTGGCCAGAATCGTGAGGTTGGCGCCGCCGATGCGGGCCGCGAGATCGGCTGCGCGGCCGGGGCTGTCGACCTCGCCGTCGTAGGCGCCGACGAGGCACAGGTCGTCGAGGAACAGCGAGCCCGTCTGATGCACCAGCTCGGGCAGTCTGCCCAGCGCCGCGAGCACACAGACGTAATACGGATGATTGTGAATCACCACGCGGGCGTCCTCGCGGACCCGGTGCAACTCGGTATGAATGTGGATTGCCGGAGTGACATCCCAACGGCCGCGCACCACCCGAGCTTCGCTGTCCACCAAGCAGATATCGGACGCGGTGAGTTCCTGCCACCAGAGGCCCCACGGATTGACCAACATGTCGGTCTGCCCGTCGAGTTGCCAGGTGATGTGTCCGGCCATGTTCTCGGAGAACCCGATGCCGGCCAGATGACGGAAGGCCACGGCGAGCGCCTGCTCGTTGGACAGCTCGACGCCGATCGGGGGCACCACGGACGGTGCCCACACCTCCAGACCACCTCGTCGTGGATTAGGCGTGTTCATGATCGGTCTCCATCCTTGCTCGAATATCTTGGCGGAGATCGCCTTTGGCGACCTTTCCACCGGACGACCGGGGTATTTCGTCGACGACAATGAGGCGTTCGGGCAGCAGTTCCTTCGAAACCCCCAGCGCCAACAGGTGATCGACGAGAGCGGGCAGGTCAACGGTCGCGGAGTCGGCGAGTTCGGCGTAGAGGCAGACCCTTTCCCCGAACACCGGATCCGGCATCGCCACCGCCGCCGCGAGCGCAATCGCCGGATGGGTCATCACGGCGTCCTCGACCTGTGAGGCGCTGATGTTCTTGCCGGCACGCAGGATGAAGTCGGACGTGCGGCCGGTGATGGTCAGGTAGCCGTCGGCGTCGAGTTCGCAGATATCGCCCATCAGCATCCACCCGTCGCGGGTGAACAGCTTGTCGTGGTCGGTACCCCCGAGATAGCCGAGACTGGTCGCCGGGCCCCGGCACGCCGGCTGGCCCCGCCCCGTGGCGGTGACGTCTTGATCGCCGTCGAAGAGCCGCACCGCCATTTCGGGAACGATCCGGCCGCCGGTGCGCAGTCGACGTTCCAGCGGGTCCTCCACGGTTGTCGCACTGAGTAACCCGGTTTCGTTCGAGCCGTAGAATTGCAGGATCTTCGCCCCGGTCAGCTCTTCGAATTCGGCCGCGGGCCGGTACGGTATCGCCTCACCGCCGGTGAAGACGACACGCAGCGAACTCAGGTCGTAATCCCGGGACGCGCGGTCGGCCATCAGCATCGTCAATTGCGAACTCACGCAACATAATACGGTTATCTGGTGCCGGGCTATCGCCTCACACGCCGCGCGCGTGGCGAAGCGGTCCAGGATCACCGAGCTGGCACCGAGATAGATCGGAGTGGTGTGGCTGGTCCATATTCCGAAGCCGAAAGGCGTGGGAATGACCGGCAGGAACACGTCGTCGGATGTCAACAGCCCGTTCGCGACGGCCTTCTGGTGAAAGTAATGCCACCGGTTCTGCGTGTGCACGACGCACTTGGGCAGCCCCGTGGTTCCCGACGTGGAGTTGATCAGGAAAACATCGTCGGCGCCGAGTTGAGATTCGGCGGCGACGGCCTTGCTCGGCACGTCGGTGTTCAGGCGCGGCAGGCCCGCCTCCTGTTCCAGGATTACCAGAGCAACCGACGATTCGGCCGCGGTCGCGGCGGCGGCTTCGCTGTGCTTGGGGTCGC
This genomic interval carries:
- a CDS encoding class II aldolase/adducin family protein: MNTPNPRRGGLEVWAPSVVPPIGVELSNEQALAVAFRHLAGIGFSENMAGHITWQLDGQTDMLVNPWGLWWQELTASDICLVDSEARVVRGRWDVTPAIHIHTELHRVREDARVVIHNHPYYVCVLAALGRLPELVHQTGSLFLDDLCLVGAYDGEVDSPGRAADLAARIGGANLTILANHGVIATGRNLAEAVYRAASIERVCKLAYDVMLTGKEPVAMNWSDMAGMQRSLIERAADVYWAGAARMTIKADPDVLS
- a CDS encoding class I adenylate-forming enzyme family protein, yielding MSAGELDTVGSPAFTDEDPARFRAAGWWSDSTLSDAVRRNATQSPDRFAYCDEPGVALTWREFDSVAASLAGQLAGLGIVRGDRVAVWHGDSTAIHALFVAIERCGAVVVGIGARAGTREVGALLRNAQPAILISDPKHSEAAAATAAESSVALVILEQEAGLPRLNTDVPSKAVAAESQLGADDVFLINSTSGTTGLPKCVVHTQNRWHYFHQKAVANGLLTSDDVFLPVIPTPFGFGIWTSHTTPIYLGASSVILDRFATRAACEAIARHQITVLCCVSSQLTMLMADRASRDYDLSSLRVVFTGGEAIPYRPAAEFEELTGAKILQFYGSNETGLLSATTVEDPLERRLRTGGRIVPEMAVRLFDGDQDVTATGRGQPACRGPATSLGYLGGTDHDKLFTRDGWMLMGDICELDADGYLTITGRTSDFILRAGKNISASQVEDAVMTHPAIALAAAVAMPDPVFGERVCLYAELADSATVDLPALVDHLLALGVSKELLPERLIVVDEIPRSSGGKVAKGDLRQDIRARMETDHEHA